The following proteins are encoded in a genomic region of Pirellulales bacterium:
- a CDS encoding cupin domain-containing protein — protein sequence MTLPPTIRTESEGRTIAVVGDVYRFLATGKETSGRYAMWEALVPPGGGPPPHTHTREDEAFFILEGEITFYLGEKKVVARAGAFANMPVGQQHCFKNESGKPARMIISVAPAGLEEMFFEVGQPVAAGADPGPPSPEEIGRLLAAAPRYGVTIQGPPHAH from the coding sequence ATGACACTACCGCCAACGATCCGAACGGAATCCGAAGGACGCACGATCGCCGTCGTGGGCGACGTCTACCGCTTTCTGGCCACGGGCAAGGAAACCAGCGGCCGTTACGCAATGTGGGAGGCCCTGGTGCCGCCCGGCGGAGGGCCACCGCCGCATACGCACACGCGCGAGGACGAAGCGTTCTTCATCCTGGAAGGCGAGATCACGTTTTACCTGGGCGAGAAGAAGGTCGTCGCCCGGGCCGGGGCGTTCGCCAACATGCCGGTCGGTCAGCAGCATTGCTTCAAGAACGAAAGCGGGAAACCGGCGCGGATGATTATCTCGGTCGCGCCGGCCGGCCTGGAGGAGATGTTCTTCGAAGTGGGGCAGCCCGTCGCAGCGGGCGCGGATCCCGGCCCACCATCACCGGAAGAAATCGGCCGCTTGCTGGCCGCGGCCCCGCGCTACGGCGTTACGATTCAAGGGCCGCCGCACGCGCATTGA
- a CDS encoding ABC transporter ATP-binding protein — protein MSDAIVIERLTKHYGSRRVVDTVNLRVPAGCVYGFLGRNGAGKSTLIKMLMGLVQTDSGRASLLGDDSRDLAPATRARIAYLAEGHPLYRGMSVGEAVRFTRSFYVGAPFPAVWHDRFVRQVLDHFRISPRAKIRRLSNGQRAQVSLALALAPDPDLLVLDDPTLGLDTVVRRDFLESIIQLIQRSGRTIFFSSHMLADVERVADRIGILVDGVLRVDCPTDHFKSAVRRVVLEFVGAAPRFPACPGLVSQRQIGGTLELVMVDYTEQHAATANALGATNIEVMEMNLEDAFIAYTRGAASPLPTIEWEVAR, from the coding sequence ATGAGCGACGCGATTGTCATCGAACGATTGACGAAGCACTACGGTTCCCGCCGTGTCGTCGACACGGTCAACTTGCGCGTGCCAGCCGGCTGCGTCTATGGATTTCTCGGCCGCAATGGGGCCGGCAAGTCGACCCTCATCAAAATGCTGATGGGGCTGGTGCAGACCGACTCGGGGCGGGCCTCGCTCTTGGGCGACGATAGCCGCGACCTGGCGCCGGCCACGCGGGCGCGCATCGCCTACCTGGCCGAGGGACATCCGTTATACCGCGGCATGAGTGTGGGCGAGGCGGTCCGCTTCACGCGCAGCTTTTATGTCGGCGCGCCCTTCCCGGCCGTGTGGCATGATCGGTTCGTCCGCCAGGTCCTCGATCATTTTCGCATCTCGCCCCGCGCGAAAATCCGCCGACTATCGAACGGCCAGCGCGCACAAGTTTCGCTCGCCCTGGCACTCGCGCCCGATCCCGATCTGCTGGTACTCGACGATCCGACGCTGGGACTCGACACCGTCGTGCGGCGCGATTTTCTGGAATCGATCATTCAACTCATCCAGCGGTCGGGTCGGACCATTTTCTTCAGCTCGCACATGCTGGCCGACGTCGAACGCGTGGCCGATCGGATCGGCATCCTGGTCGACGGCGTGCTGCGCGTCGATTGTCCCACGGACCACTTCAAGTCCGCCGTGCGGCGCGTAGTGTTGGAATTCGTCGGCGCCGCGCCGCGCTTCCCCGCTTGTCCAGGCTTGGTCAGCCAGCGGCAGATCGGCGGAACATTGGAACTCGTGATGGTCGACTATACCGAACAGCACGCTGCGACGGCCAACGCCCTGGGGGCGACCAACATCGAGGTAATGGAAATGAATCTCGAAGATGCATTCATTGCGTACACACGCGGCGCGGCCTCACCGCTGCCGACCATCGAATGGGAGGTGGCCCGATGA
- a CDS encoding GntR family transcriptional regulator codes for MQYAISPATGVAIYQQLINQVRAGIARGQLRPNERLPSVRELSQTLVVNPNTIARAYTELEREGVLYTRPGLGVFVAEAPPPVAKRTRRERLLKAVDPLLVEAVRLGCTADELVELVAERARQFAWVETTTTS; via the coding sequence GTGCAGTACGCAATCAGTCCAGCCACGGGCGTAGCGATCTACCAGCAACTGATCAACCAGGTCAGGGCCGGCATCGCGCGCGGGCAGCTTCGCCCTAACGAGCGACTCCCCAGCGTCCGCGAGCTGTCGCAGACGCTCGTGGTTAACCCCAATACAATCGCCCGGGCTTACACCGAACTTGAACGCGAGGGGGTGCTCTACACGCGACCCGGGCTGGGCGTGTTCGTCGCCGAGGCGCCTCCGCCTGTCGCAAAGCGGACGCGCCGCGAGCGGCTTCTCAAAGCCGTGGATCCGCTGCTCGTCGAGGCCGTGCGTTTGGGTTGCACGGCCGATGAGCTCGTCGAGCTGGTGGCCGAGCGGGCCAGGCAATTCGCGTGGGTGGAAACAACAACGACATCATGA
- a CDS encoding sigma-70 family RNA polymerase sigma factor — MTGDAELVARAANGEQQAVAQIYDRYAPLLRAVLLDATGQLADADELLQEVFMRALTRLDQLRQPEALAGWLVTIARREGTEYRRRTARERTRFTSLDSEPQQPVAECDDETPALVRAALAELPEQERLALHIHYLCGEPVEVARQTLELSSSGFYKLLDRAREGLRARLLKREANS, encoded by the coding sequence ATGACAGGCGACGCGGAATTGGTCGCTCGCGCGGCCAACGGCGAGCAGCAGGCGGTCGCGCAGATCTACGATCGCTACGCGCCGCTCTTGCGCGCGGTCCTGCTCGATGCGACCGGCCAGTTGGCCGATGCCGACGAACTGCTGCAAGAGGTATTCATGCGCGCCCTGACACGACTGGACCAATTACGCCAGCCCGAGGCGCTTGCCGGCTGGCTCGTGACGATCGCGCGGCGCGAAGGGACGGAATATCGCCGGCGCACAGCGCGCGAGCGAACGCGATTCACTTCGCTTGACAGCGAGCCACAGCAACCGGTGGCCGAATGTGACGACGAGACGCCAGCCCTGGTACGTGCGGCGCTGGCCGAATTACCGGAACAGGAGCGGCTGGCCCTGCATATTCATTACTTATGTGGCGAGCCGGTCGAGGTAGCCCGGCAGACGCTCGAGCTTTCGTCGTCTGGTTTCTACAAGCTGCTGGATCGTGCCCGGGAAGGATTGCGTGCGAGGTTGTTGAAACGGGAGGCCAACTCATGA
- a CDS encoding MFS transporter: MSSTATISTRRSWPGRLPFYYGWINVIVASVAMTATLPGRTHGLGLVTEPLLEALQVNRVTFAHINLVASLIGAAFCLPVGWMIDRWGVRVTVTTVVAALGVSVLGMGESTSWISLLAMLILVRGFGQSALSLVAMAAIGKWFSRRLGLAMGAFAVLLTFGFIASVLGMGAAVEQYGWRAAWQGIGFILLALVPVFWLFTRSTPESCGIEPDRPDVATSARAAGAVDFTFRQTLATPVFWVVVLGSSAFNLVWSGVTLFNESMLAERGLDQKFAVEIMAILTGIGLLANLGGGALASRTRVVKLLGVGLVLLAGALVLFPTIDGPTGARLYAAAIGLSGGLITVVFFAAFGHLFGRAQLGRIQGAAQFATVLASALGPVLMAECQELTGSYAPMFYTLAAVVGGLAVAALIVPVPLAPPTILSTVDVPQWS; this comes from the coding sequence ATGAGTTCGACCGCAACGATTTCCACTCGCCGATCCTGGCCCGGCCGATTGCCGTTTTATTACGGCTGGATCAACGTGATCGTCGCCTCGGTGGCCATGACCGCGACGCTCCCCGGGCGCACGCACGGCCTAGGCCTGGTCACCGAGCCATTGCTCGAAGCTCTGCAGGTCAACCGCGTCACGTTCGCGCACATCAATCTCGTCGCATCACTGATCGGCGCGGCGTTTTGCCTGCCGGTGGGCTGGATGATCGATCGTTGGGGCGTTCGCGTGACGGTCACAACGGTGGTCGCGGCGCTCGGCGTGTCGGTGCTGGGAATGGGAGAGTCGACCAGTTGGATCTCGCTGTTGGCGATGTTGATCCTGGTGCGCGGGTTCGGCCAAAGCGCACTGTCACTCGTCGCCATGGCCGCGATCGGCAAATGGTTCAGCCGCCGATTAGGGCTGGCTATGGGGGCCTTTGCCGTGCTGCTGACTTTTGGATTCATCGCCAGCGTGCTGGGCATGGGCGCGGCCGTCGAACAATACGGCTGGCGCGCTGCGTGGCAGGGAATCGGGTTTATCCTGCTGGCGCTGGTGCCGGTCTTCTGGCTGTTCACGCGCAGCACGCCCGAGTCGTGCGGAATCGAGCCGGATCGGCCGGATGTCGCCACATCCGCACGGGCCGCCGGCGCCGTGGATTTCACGTTCCGACAAACACTAGCCACGCCTGTATTTTGGGTCGTGGTACTGGGATCGAGCGCATTCAATCTTGTCTGGTCCGGCGTCACGCTGTTCAACGAGTCGATGCTCGCCGAGCGTGGGCTGGATCAAAAGTTCGCCGTCGAGATCATGGCGATCCTCACCGGCATCGGCCTGCTCGCGAACCTGGGCGGCGGGGCGTTGGCATCCAGAACGCGCGTCGTGAAACTGCTCGGCGTGGGGCTAGTGCTACTGGCCGGCGCGCTCGTTCTGTTTCCGACGATCGACGGACCAACCGGAGCCCGCCTGTACGCCGCCGCGATCGGGCTCAGCGGAGGTCTGATCACCGTGGTCTTCTTCGCCGCGTTCGGCCACTTGTTCGGGCGAGCCCAGCTCGGCCGCATTCAAGGAGCGGCGCAATTCGCCACGGTTCTGGCGTCGGCCCTGGGGCCGGTGCTGATGGCCGAATGCCAGGAACTCACCGGCTCGTACGCGCCAATGTTCTACACCTTGGCAGCCGTGGTCGGCGGTCTGGCCGTGGCCGCGCTCATCGTGCCGGTGCCGCTGGCGCCGCCGACAATTCTGAGCACCGTCGACGTACCGCAATGGTCGTAG
- a CDS encoding twin-arginine translocation signal domain-containing protein, whose product MRHSKRSSVSRRQFLATSAVGTAALAGLPTVLTAKKTDSPLVVGEGEYHYEVQHDWPQLPEKFTWQITHNVAVDKAGNLYVIHEGNADQKDHPSIFVFDPDGKYIRSFGQQFQGGGHGIEIREEAGQEFLYVCAYQMLKTFAKLDLKGETVWQKYAPMDSGVYAKEEDSKPTGQWGRDRFMPTNFAFLDDGGFLLADGYGAFYVHRYDKEGQWLSCFGGPGEGKGKFNTPHGLWADRRAGREPSIVVCDRANNTLQYFSMDGKYLETLAGYGLPANAETWKNLLVIPELHARITLLDEKNNVVARLGDDVARITGEGGMKIRGNRDAWQAGKFVHPHDACFAADGSIFVAEWVATGRVSRLRRVS is encoded by the coding sequence ATGCGCCACTCAAAACGTTCGTCCGTATCGCGTCGACAGTTTCTGGCCACGAGCGCTGTGGGGACCGCGGCGCTCGCCGGTTTACCGACCGTATTGACGGCCAAAAAGACCGATTCGCCGCTGGTCGTGGGCGAAGGGGAATATCATTACGAGGTGCAGCACGACTGGCCGCAATTGCCTGAGAAGTTCACGTGGCAAATCACGCACAACGTGGCCGTCGACAAGGCCGGCAACCTGTACGTGATTCACGAAGGCAACGCCGACCAGAAGGATCATCCGTCGATCTTCGTGTTCGATCCCGACGGCAAGTACATCCGCTCGTTCGGGCAGCAGTTTCAAGGAGGTGGACACGGCATCGAGATTCGTGAAGAGGCCGGGCAGGAATTTCTCTACGTCTGCGCTTATCAAATGCTGAAGACGTTCGCCAAGCTCGACCTGAAAGGAGAAACCGTCTGGCAAAAATACGCGCCGATGGATTCAGGTGTGTATGCCAAGGAGGAAGACAGCAAGCCGACCGGCCAATGGGGACGCGACCGATTCATGCCGACGAACTTCGCGTTCCTCGACGACGGCGGTTTCCTGCTGGCCGACGGCTATGGCGCCTTCTACGTTCATCGTTACGACAAAGAGGGGCAATGGCTCTCTTGCTTTGGCGGACCCGGCGAGGGGAAGGGCAAGTTCAACACGCCGCATGGGCTGTGGGCCGACCGTCGCGCGGGACGCGAACCATCGATCGTGGTCTGCGATCGCGCGAACAACACGCTGCAATACTTTTCGATGGATGGCAAATATCTCGAGACGCTCGCCGGCTATGGGCTGCCCGCCAATGCGGAGACGTGGAAAAACCTGCTCGTGATTCCCGAGCTGCACGCGCGAATCACGTTGCTGGATGAAAAGAACAATGTCGTGGCCCGCCTGGGAGACGACGTGGCGCGGATCACGGGCGAAGGGGGGATGAAGATCCGCGGCAATCGGGATGCGTGGCAGGCTGGCAAGTTCGTCCACCCGCACGATGCCTGCTTCGCCGCGGACGGTAGCATCTTCGTGGCCGAATGGGTCGCCACGGGGCGCGTGTCACGGTTGCGCCGCGTGTCGTGA
- a CDS encoding pyrroloquinoline quinone-dependent dehydrogenase — MSSRFLLTTALALLLFSILPVRAADNVPTARGATDGSWKYYGGDAASTKYSTLDQINAENVGKLKLAWSWDSPDLPLQKENRALGSFAYETTPLAVGNTLYISTSLAQVAAVDGRTGKTIWVFNPEVYKAGRPTNLGYVHRGVAYWTDGKEERILLAGHDAYLYAIDAKTGKKIESFGEEGRVNLASAIPLAVNARNYTMTSPPVICRDVVIVGSSISDGPQYKEAPRGDVQAFDVRTGKPAWLFHAIAQEGEFGNDTWEDDSWKYTGNANVWTLMTTDDELGYVYLPMSTPTNDWYGGHRLGNGLFAEALVCLNAKTGERIWHYQTVHHGVWDYDLPGAPVLCDIKVDGQPIKAVAQITKTGFTFVFDRATGKPVWPIEERPVPPSTVPGEKLSPTQPWPTKPAPYERQGSTEENLVDFTPEILKEAKEILSEYDHGPLFTPPTERGTVNLPGWAGGANWWGAAFDPDTGLFYIPSITSPIIVKLNEPDAARSNLRYVRGGPAFAGGLDGPKGIPLFKPPYGRITAINLNTGEHAWMIPHGDGPRKKISELVGRDVGPLGSGGGGPLLTKTLLFVAQGAAGRGGRAGGAEHKFRAFDKPTGKVVAEVALPGSPSGTPMTYMAGGKQYIALATNDGKVVAFALPE, encoded by the coding sequence ATGTCCTCAAGGTTTCTTCTGACAACCGCGCTGGCACTTTTGCTTTTCTCAATCTTGCCCGTTCGTGCCGCGGACAATGTGCCGACCGCGCGCGGCGCGACCGACGGCAGTTGGAAGTATTATGGCGGCGACGCGGCCAGCACGAAATATTCCACTCTCGATCAGATCAACGCCGAGAACGTCGGCAAGTTGAAGCTCGCCTGGTCGTGGGATTCGCCGGACCTGCCGCTGCAAAAAGAAAATCGCGCGCTAGGCTCTTTCGCTTACGAAACCACGCCGCTGGCTGTCGGCAACACGCTCTATATCAGCACGTCGCTCGCGCAAGTCGCGGCCGTCGATGGTCGCACCGGCAAAACGATCTGGGTTTTCAATCCCGAAGTCTACAAGGCGGGCCGACCCACGAATCTGGGCTACGTACACCGCGGCGTCGCTTATTGGACCGATGGCAAGGAAGAACGCATTTTGCTGGCCGGGCACGACGCTTACCTGTACGCGATCGACGCCAAGACCGGCAAGAAGATCGAGAGCTTCGGCGAGGAAGGACGCGTCAACCTGGCGTCGGCAATTCCGCTGGCCGTTAACGCGCGTAACTACACGATGACCTCGCCGCCGGTGATCTGCCGCGACGTGGTGATCGTCGGCTCGAGCATTTCCGATGGTCCGCAGTACAAGGAGGCGCCGCGCGGCGACGTGCAAGCCTTCGACGTGCGCACTGGCAAGCCGGCCTGGCTCTTTCACGCCATCGCCCAGGAAGGGGAATTCGGCAACGACACCTGGGAAGATGATTCGTGGAAATACACCGGCAATGCCAATGTCTGGACGTTGATGACCACGGACGACGAGCTAGGCTACGTTTATCTGCCCATGAGCACGCCGACCAACGATTGGTACGGCGGGCATCGCCTGGGAAATGGTCTGTTCGCCGAAGCGCTGGTCTGTTTGAACGCCAAGACGGGCGAGCGCATCTGGCATTATCAGACCGTGCATCACGGAGTGTGGGATTACGACCTGCCCGGCGCGCCGGTGTTGTGCGATATCAAGGTCGATGGTCAGCCGATCAAGGCCGTTGCGCAGATTACGAAGACCGGTTTCACGTTTGTGTTCGATCGCGCGACCGGCAAGCCGGTATGGCCGATCGAAGAGCGCCCGGTGCCGCCATCGACCGTGCCGGGCGAGAAACTGTCGCCGACGCAACCGTGGCCGACGAAGCCGGCGCCGTACGAGCGACAAGGTTCGACCGAGGAAAACCTGGTCGACTTCACGCCCGAGATTCTCAAAGAGGCCAAAGAGATTCTCAGCGAGTACGATCATGGTCCGCTGTTTACGCCGCCGACCGAGCGCGGCACGGTGAACCTGCCCGGCTGGGCCGGCGGAGCCAACTGGTGGGGTGCGGCGTTCGATCCGGACACCGGGCTGTTTTACATCCCGTCGATCACGTCGCCGATCATTGTGAAGTTGAACGAGCCTGACGCGGCGCGATCGAACCTGCGTTACGTGCGCGGCGGCCCGGCGTTCGCCGGCGGGCTCGACGGGCCGAAGGGGATTCCGCTCTTCAAGCCTCCGTACGGTCGCATTACGGCCATCAATCTGAACACGGGCGAGCACGCGTGGATGATTCCGCACGGCGACGGTCCTCGCAAGAAGATCAGTGAGCTCGTCGGCCGCGACGTGGGACCGCTCGGCAGCGGCGGAGGCGGACCGCTACTGACCAAGACGTTGTTGTTCGTCGCTCAGGGTGCAGCCGGACGCGGTGGCCGCGCCGGCGGCGCCGAGCATAAGTTCCGCGCCTTCGACAAGCCGACGGGCAAGGTTGTCGCCGAGGTCGCGCTCCCCGGCTCCCCCAGCGGCACCCCCATGACGTACATGGCCGGCGGCAAGCAATACATCGCCCTGGCCACGAACGACGGGAAAGTCGTGGCCTTTGCCCTGCCGGAATAG
- a CDS encoding DUF1559 domain-containing protein: MSSSSQISLPHRAVDRRRRGFTLVELLVVIAIIGFLIALLLPAVQAAREASRRASCANNLKQLGLALLECYDVQQHFPPGRGGPAPQVFSPQAYILPYVEQNGLYAQLDLKSAPTSLVIAGVSYSGANNAVAASQIVGVLKCPSDPADGQVPGSTFGGTNYVANTGSGTVGNGTIISADGVFYLTSAVRFADLVDGSSHTAAFSERMLGTGQTLNVPTLGPSDATLYVLELGNGIDVSVPTCATLATGDWYSTRSAKWILGNYGNTLYNHFYAPNSTTYDCMNLAQQKGFMAARSNHPSGVNLLACDGSARFIASGIDLNVWRALATCAGSEAVEMP, encoded by the coding sequence ATGAGTTCTTCGAGCCAAATTTCCTTGCCGCATCGCGCTGTTGATCGCCGGCGTCGTGGATTTACGCTGGTCGAGCTGCTGGTCGTCATCGCCATCATCGGCTTCTTGATCGCTCTGCTATTGCCGGCCGTGCAGGCCGCGCGCGAAGCCAGTCGCAGGGCATCGTGCGCAAACAACCTGAAGCAGTTGGGACTGGCACTATTAGAGTGCTATGACGTCCAGCAGCATTTCCCGCCGGGACGCGGCGGCCCGGCGCCACAAGTGTTTTCGCCCCAGGCGTATATCCTGCCGTACGTCGAGCAGAACGGACTTTATGCGCAGCTTGATTTGAAGTCGGCGCCGACGAGTCTCGTGATCGCCGGAGTTTCGTACAGCGGAGCGAACAATGCCGTGGCGGCCTCGCAAATCGTAGGTGTGCTCAAATGCCCCAGCGACCCGGCTGACGGGCAGGTGCCGGGCTCGACCTTCGGCGGCACGAATTACGTCGCCAACACCGGCAGCGGCACGGTGGGGAATGGCACGATCATCAGCGCCGATGGCGTCTTCTATCTGACATCGGCCGTGCGGTTCGCCGACCTAGTCGACGGCTCGTCCCACACGGCCGCCTTTAGCGAGCGGATGTTAGGGACAGGCCAGACGCTGAACGTGCCGACGCTGGGGCCGTCGGACGCCACCCTGTACGTGTTGGAGCTCGGAAACGGTATCGACGTCAGCGTACCGACGTGTGCCACGCTCGCCACCGGGGATTGGTATAGCACGCGCAGCGCAAAGTGGATCCTGGGGAATTACGGCAACACGCTGTACAACCATTTCTACGCGCCGAATTCGACGACCTACGACTGCATGAACCTGGCCCAGCAAAAAGGATTCATGGCCGCACGCAGCAATCATCCCTCGGGCGTGAATCTGTTGGCCTGCGATGGAAGTGCGCGGTTCATCGCCAGCGGCATCGACCTGAACGTGTGGCGAGCGCTAGCAACATGCGCCGGCAGCGAAGCAGTCGAGATGCCGTGA